A genomic window from Balneola vulgaris DSM 17893 includes:
- the smpB gene encoding SsrA-binding protein SmpB, protein MSTNNTPTIQNRKARHDYHIEKTYEAGLALQGTEVKSIRQGKASFTDAFAYIKDGEVFLKELYVKPYEHGSYYNHDPRRERKLLLSKKEIRELDKFVQQKGFTLVPLKLYFTRGFAKVQIGVAKGKKSFDKRDSIKEKDVKRQLDRNIKGTYKVNL, encoded by the coding sequence ATGAGTACGAATAACACACCGACCATACAAAACCGCAAAGCCCGCCACGACTACCACATAGAAAAGACCTATGAGGCTGGGCTTGCTTTACAGGGAACAGAGGTTAAATCTATTCGCCAGGGCAAAGCTTCCTTTACGGATGCCTTCGCTTATATCAAAGATGGTGAAGTGTTTTTAAAAGAGCTTTATGTGAAGCCTTACGAGCACGGCTCCTATTACAATCATGATCCACGTCGTGAGCGCAAATTGTTGCTAAGCAAAAAGGAAATTCGAGAACTCGATAAGTTTGTGCAGCAAAAAGGATTCACTTTAGTTCCTTTGAAGCTCTACTTCACAAGAGGGTTTGCGAAAGTTCAAATTGGGGTAGCCAAAGGTAAAAAGAGCTTTGATAAGCGTGATAGTATCAAAGAAAAGGATGTTAAACGTCAGTTAGATCGCAACATCAAAGGCACCTATAAGGTGAACCTATAG
- a CDS encoding site-2 protease family protein, with protein sequence MSYDSPQSNVDADFEILSQNRYSKNKPDAKTIAKHLGLFVLTFISVSVVGSVFVGYGSGFTQIGPVVLPGNQDLLRGVLFASLLLSFLTFHEFGHYFAAVYHNIKVSLPYYIPLPVGIGTLGAVIRIKEKIHRTKELFDIGIAGPIAGFIVSFIILIVGFANLPDPSHVQNFAGHEELKAYVAQTGTFPTEVLSSNEGTVIIFGETLLYNFLASFFENVPPLWEMYHYPFLLAGWFGLFFTALNLMPVGQLDGGHILYSLIGYKNHKIVARLFYSFVTILAGIELVPLFHDLLGKYDTSFGALSWLIWAIILFSVMQIAFHREMKWVNVLFPVSLLCSGLYLYILTNPSDAQPSLIWGIWTFFITFAVKVEHPPVTFFEPLSTRRKVIGWISMLIFVLCISLNPIITL encoded by the coding sequence TTGAGCTACGACTCACCACAATCTAATGTAGATGCCGATTTCGAAATTTTATCTCAAAATCGGTATTCCAAAAATAAGCCTGATGCTAAAACCATAGCAAAACACCTCGGCTTATTTGTACTTACCTTTATATCTGTATCGGTAGTAGGATCGGTGTTTGTGGGTTATGGTTCAGGCTTCACACAAATAGGTCCTGTTGTATTGCCGGGTAATCAGGATCTTTTACGAGGTGTTCTATTCGCTTCCTTACTGCTTAGTTTTTTGACTTTTCATGAGTTTGGGCATTACTTCGCAGCGGTCTATCACAACATCAAAGTTTCCTTGCCCTACTATATTCCACTACCTGTGGGCATTGGGACTCTCGGAGCCGTTATTAGGATTAAAGAGAAAATTCACCGAACCAAAGAGTTATTCGATATAGGTATTGCGGGGCCAATAGCCGGCTTCATCGTTTCTTTTATCATCCTCATTGTTGGTTTCGCCAATCTGCCTGATCCTTCCCATGTGCAAAATTTTGCTGGTCACGAAGAACTAAAAGCTTATGTAGCGCAAACAGGTACCTTTCCCACGGAAGTACTTTCCAGCAATGAGGGAACGGTGATTATTTTTGGGGAGACCCTGCTTTATAACTTTTTAGCTTCTTTCTTTGAAAATGTACCTCCTCTTTGGGAGATGTATCACTACCCATTTTTATTGGCGGGCTGGTTTGGACTCTTTTTTACGGCTTTAAACCTTATGCCTGTTGGGCAATTAGATGGTGGGCACATCCTGTACAGCTTAATTGGCTACAAGAACCATAAAATTGTAGCTCGTTTATTCTATAGCTTCGTAACCATCTTAGCGGGTATTGAATTAGTGCCTCTCTTCCATGATTTACTAGGCAAATACGATACTTCTTTTGGTGCCTTAAGCTGGTTGATATGGGCCATCATTCTCTTTTCAGTGATGCAAATTGCTTTCCACCGCGAGATGAAATGGGTGAACGTACTCTTTCCGGTGTCATTACTTTGTTCGGGTCTTTACCTATATATACTTACCAATCCTAGCGATGCTCAACCTTCGCTCATATGGGGTATTTGGACTTTCTTCATCACTTTTGCTGTTAAAGTTGAGCACCCGCCGGTTACTTTTTTTGAGCCTTTATCAACCAGAAGAAAAGTGATAGGGTGGATAAGTATGCTTATATTTGTGCTCTGCATTAGTTTAAATCCAATCATTACGTTATAA